The following coding sequences are from one bacterium window:
- the sctR gene encoding type III secretion system export apparatus subunit SctR — MTASQFKMKRYYLCAAFLLFLFFPHIAFAQGDNIINSPLALLVLLGAISLAPFVLIMVTSFVKISVVLSILRQALGTQQIPPTQVINGLAIILTIYIMYPVALEIKDGTAALFDERSQSPLLSDSTTRLVKEGVQVAKEPLRKFMLKHAHIKDRQLFYGLARRMRTPEQQKNLSDKALIVVVPAFVISELKEAFQIGFLIFVPFIVIDMVVSNILMSMGMMMLSPTTISLPFKILLFILIDGWYLIARGLVLGYIPH; from the coding sequence ATGACGGCTTCACAATTTAAGATGAAGCGCTACTATCTTTGTGCGGCTTTTCTCCTCTTTCTGTTTTTTCCACACATTGCGTTCGCTCAGGGAGACAACATCATTAATTCACCACTGGCGCTGCTGGTCTTGCTGGGTGCCATTTCTCTTGCTCCCTTTGTCTTAATCATGGTCACATCGTTCGTGAAAATATCAGTGGTTCTATCCATCCTGCGCCAGGCGCTCGGAACGCAGCAGATTCCTCCTACGCAGGTCATCAACGGACTGGCCATCATCCTGACAATTTACATCATGTATCCGGTTGCGCTCGAGATTAAAGATGGCACGGCAGCTTTGTTTGATGAGCGGTCACAGAGTCCCCTCCTATCGGATTCTACTACTCGATTAGTAAAGGAAGGAGTTCAGGTTGCTAAAGAGCCCCTTCGCAAGTTCATGCTAAAGCATGCACATATAAAAGACCGCCAGCTGTTTTACGGACTGGCCCGGCGGATGCGCACTCCGGAACAGCAGAAGAATCTTTCAGATAAAGCATTGATAGTTGTGGTGCCCGCTTTTGTGATCAGCGAATTAAAAGAGGCTTTTCAGATCGGTTTCTTGATCTTCGTGCCGTTCATCGTGATTGACATGGTTGTATCGAATATTTTGATGTCGATGGGGATGATGATGCTCTCGCCAACCACTATTTCTCTGCCTTTTAAGATTCTTCTATTTATTTTGATCGACGGTTGGTACCTGATCGCGCGCGGCCTGGTGCTTGGATACATACCGCATTAG
- a CDS encoding EscU/YscU/HrcU family type III secretion system export apparatus switch protein encodes MSDKTEDPTPKRMRESKKKGQVAKSQDVTTAFLFVVAFSILIAIGPGMTEKLKILMKQYFEIAVTPELRPDAYSTLGTELIFTMLGLVLPLMAANFVIAAFVCYIQVGSLFTMDTLKPDMKKLNPLSKLKQWFSPTILVELLKNIVKMTAVCFLAYQIVSTSLRGLVLSVGSDISNLGALLSDMVTSFTFRVAAVFMVIAAADFAFQKKQHMKGLKMSKDEVKREYKEDEGDPHFKSKRKHLMQELVFNTQMSKVKKATVVVVNPTRIAVALFYDKEKGGAPEIVAKGERLIADQIRELAKEAGVPIMRNVSLAQALNRLEIGDQVPEELYEAVAEVLNFVYKMGQHQRR; translated from the coding sequence ATGTCAGATAAAACAGAAGATCCGACTCCGAAGCGGATGCGCGAGTCCAAGAAAAAAGGACAAGTCGCTAAGAGTCAGGATGTGACAACCGCATTCTTGTTTGTGGTTGCCTTTAGCATTCTGATTGCCATAGGGCCCGGAATGACGGAAAAGCTAAAAATCCTGATGAAGCAATATTTTGAGATCGCCGTAACACCCGAGCTCCGGCCGGATGCCTATAGCACGCTTGGCACGGAGCTGATTTTTACAATGCTTGGTTTGGTTCTCCCTTTGATGGCTGCGAATTTTGTCATTGCCGCTTTCGTCTGCTACATTCAAGTAGGCTCCCTATTTACGATGGATACCCTGAAGCCGGACATGAAAAAGCTGAATCCATTGAGCAAACTAAAGCAGTGGTTTTCGCCGACAATTCTTGTCGAGTTGTTGAAAAATATTGTCAAAATGACTGCTGTATGTTTTCTGGCTTACCAAATCGTTTCAACTTCTCTTCGCGGGCTGGTGCTCTCCGTTGGGAGCGACATCTCGAATCTGGGCGCTCTTTTGAGTGATATGGTGACGAGCTTCACCTTCCGCGTCGCTGCCGTTTTTATGGTGATTGCTGCGGCCGATTTTGCATTCCAGAAGAAACAGCATATGAAGGGCCTGAAAATGTCCAAGGATGAAGTCAAACGTGAGTACAAAGAGGATGAAGGCGATCCTCATTTCAAGTCGAAGAGGAAACATTTGATGCAAGAGCTGGTTTTCAATACCCAGATGTCGAAGGTAAAGAAAGCCACTGTTGTGGTTGTGAACCCAACGCGAATTGCAGTGGCATTGTTTTACGACAAGGAAAAGGGGGGAGCTCCGGAGATTGTTGCGAAAGGAGAAAGGTTGATTGCTGATCAGATTCGGGAACTTGCCAAGGAAGCTGGAGTTCCGATCATGCGGAATGTCAGTCTGGCGCAGGCATTGAATCGATTGGAAATTGGTGATCAGGTTCCGGAAGAATTGTACGAAGCGGTGGCTGAAGTCCTGAATTTTGTTTATAAAATGGGCCAGCACCAGCGGCGGTGA
- a CDS encoding flagellar assembly protein FliH, which translates to MAKYRLQIVLDKRQKAKEDAEKALGEAQKALEEEKKKEAQCVQAVEDAKQHKENAKIELNQKILDGKLSVEKIRMGKDHLKSLDFEIKKAEEKLQRQREKVKEAELFVEQRRSELLEKTKDFQAIDKHKEKWKENIKKEIETAEQNEQEEIGNVLFVARKIKDSSS; encoded by the coding sequence GCAAAGGAAGATGCCGAAAAAGCGTTAGGAGAGGCCCAGAAAGCTCTGGAAGAGGAAAAAAAGAAAGAAGCGCAATGCGTTCAGGCGGTGGAAGACGCGAAGCAACACAAAGAAAACGCAAAGATCGAATTGAATCAAAAAATCCTTGATGGGAAACTCTCCGTTGAAAAAATTCGGATGGGCAAAGATCATTTGAAGAGTCTGGATTTCGAAATTAAAAAAGCCGAGGAAAAACTGCAAAGGCAGCGTGAAAAAGTAAAGGAAGCGGAGTTGTTTGTGGAACAGCGCAGGTCGGAGTTACTTGAGAAAACGAAAGATTTCCAGGCAATCGATAAGCATAAGGAAAAATGGAAAGAGAATATCAAAAAAGAGATCGAGACTGCTGAACAAAATGAGCAAGAAGAGATCGGAAACGTTCTCTTTGTTGCGAGAAAAATAAAGGATTCGTCATCATGA
- the sctV gene encoding type III secretion system export apparatus subunit SctV encodes MAKIKFDPQEIKRLFMTGEIIPLMTKYGDVGLALMVIGVLAMIIIPLPFFVLDILLTLNITMSVVILMVTIYIPEALNIASFPTILLVTTLFRLGLEISAARLILLYAHAGEVIEAFGNFVVGGNFVVGFILFIIITMVQFLVIAKGAERVSEVAARFTLDAMPGKQMSIDSDLRAGNITMEDAKKKRRNLERENQLFGSMDGAMKFVKGDVIAGMIITVINIVGGLIIGVMQKGMPADKAAKTYTLLTIGEGMVAQIPALVISLAAGMVVTRVAAEEEGANLGKEIGTQLLAQPKAMAIASGLLVGLGIIPGLPKVPFFIMAAVTGSIAYGLFKLKERQEKGEVIAGTEPKKEKKPTDAEKEEDQLSLPLPAPLALELSTEMTKMLDVSTAGGRFINELLPQIRDRLFYELGVRFPGVRVRGMVPGLGADSYVVKLNEVPVAFANVMLGKCFVNDTATNVRLLQIEAIEGMNPMTHQAGSWIPLEDREKVEKAGITIIDIPGYVSLHLGDVMRRYAFEFIGIQEVQGILDQMEQIYPALVKETVPKLVNLHLLAEILKRLVQEDISVADMRTILQAIALWAPVETNPTVLSEYVRTEMKRYISFKYTRGQGNLIVYLLDPEIEEIITNSIRQSESGNYLALDPDSAQQILKSFQSELGNIPATAQQPVVITTMEVRRYLKKLVEIHHPSVAVLSYQELSPEIRVQPIARIALQKQLY; translated from the coding sequence ATGGCGAAAATAAAATTCGATCCTCAGGAAATTAAAAGATTGTTCATGACAGGGGAAATTATTCCCCTGATGACAAAGTACGGTGACGTCGGCCTCGCACTCATGGTGATCGGAGTGCTGGCGATGATCATCATTCCGCTGCCGTTCTTCGTACTGGATATTTTATTGACCTTAAACATTACGATGTCCGTTGTAATTTTGATGGTAACCATTTACATTCCGGAAGCGCTGAACATTGCTTCCTTTCCTACGATCTTGCTGGTTACAACTTTGTTCCGTCTCGGTCTTGAGATTTCGGCAGCTCGATTGATTCTTCTTTACGCCCACGCCGGTGAAGTTATCGAAGCATTTGGCAATTTTGTTGTGGGTGGAAATTTTGTTGTCGGCTTCATTCTATTCATCATCATCACCATGGTTCAATTCCTCGTAATCGCGAAGGGCGCAGAGCGCGTGTCCGAAGTTGCCGCGCGTTTCACTCTGGACGCCATGCCTGGAAAGCAAATGAGTATCGATTCAGATTTGCGTGCCGGCAACATCACCATGGAAGATGCCAAAAAGAAAAGGCGGAACCTCGAGAGGGAGAATCAGCTGTTCGGTTCGATGGATGGAGCGATGAAGTTTGTCAAAGGGGATGTCATCGCCGGAATGATCATCACAGTTATCAACATTGTGGGTGGTCTCATCATCGGCGTCATGCAAAAAGGAATGCCTGCTGATAAAGCGGCTAAGACATACACATTGCTGACCATTGGTGAAGGAATGGTCGCACAGATTCCCGCGCTGGTGATATCGCTTGCAGCCGGCATGGTTGTCACGCGAGTCGCTGCTGAGGAAGAGGGCGCGAATCTTGGAAAAGAAATTGGAACGCAGTTGCTCGCCCAGCCAAAAGCGATGGCCATCGCATCCGGGTTGCTGGTGGGACTTGGAATCATTCCCGGTTTGCCCAAAGTTCCATTCTTCATTATGGCCGCCGTAACCGGAAGCATTGCTTACGGATTGTTCAAGCTGAAAGAAAGACAGGAGAAGGGAGAAGTCATTGCCGGCACGGAACCGAAAAAGGAAAAGAAACCAACCGATGCCGAGAAAGAAGAAGATCAACTTTCTCTACCATTGCCGGCTCCGCTTGCGCTGGAGCTAAGCACCGAGATGACAAAGATGCTGGACGTATCTACAGCAGGCGGGCGCTTCATCAATGAGCTGTTGCCGCAAATCAGGGACCGTCTTTTTTATGAGCTGGGTGTGCGATTTCCGGGAGTCCGCGTGCGTGGTATGGTTCCTGGTCTCGGCGCCGATTCTTATGTCGTGAAGCTCAATGAAGTTCCCGTTGCGTTTGCAAACGTAATGTTGGGGAAGTGTTTTGTAAACGATACGGCCACGAATGTGCGGTTATTGCAGATTGAAGCGATTGAAGGAATGAATCCCATGACTCATCAGGCGGGTTCGTGGATTCCGTTGGAAGATCGCGAAAAAGTGGAAAAAGCAGGAATCACCATTATTGACATTCCCGGTTATGTTTCGCTGCACCTGGGAGATGTCATGCGGAGGTATGCGTTTGAATTCATCGGAATCCAGGAAGTTCAGGGAATCCTGGATCAAATGGAGCAGATTTATCCGGCCCTTGTGAAGGAAACAGTTCCAAAACTGGTGAACCTGCATCTGCTTGCGGAAATCCTCAAGAGATTGGTGCAGGAGGATATTTCAGTCGCAGACATGAGAACGATTCTCCAGGCGATTGCCCTCTGGGCGCCTGTGGAGACCAACCCAACAGTGCTTTCGGAATACGTGCGAACTGAAATGAAACGCTACATCAGCTTTAAATACACGCGCGGTCAGGGGAATCTAATTGTGTACCTGCTGGATCCGGAAATTGAAGAAATCATTACGAATTCTATCCGGCAGTCCGAAAGCGGAAATTATCTGGCACTGGATCCTGATTCGGCGCAGCAGATTCTGAAAAGCTTTCAATCAGAATTGGGAAACATTCCTGCCACCGCCCAGCAGCCGGTTGTGATTACAACAATGGAAGTCCGGCGCTATCTTAAAAAACTTGTTGAAATACATCATCCCTCAGTGGCTGTACTTTCCTATCAAGAGTTATCCCCGGAAATCCGGGTACAACCAATCGCGCGAATTGCCCTTCAGAAGCAGCTTTACTAA
- a CDS encoding flagellar hook-length control protein FliK has protein sequence MKTSSVSQQAPAAKTTDNKTPNKTEAKPQKEFKEVLDSDAPKVPRGKIYGKGLQKGPKLAKGQTEHQPLTHAGKKPVSAKHGKEDFQEGALKKEEFSKKQVKEKEELKEFSVPNMNMSPASIQAKAEVQKTHAPALNIREIESIVQKVQVGVNEKGLPEMNFEIMTDKLGALNLKVSSENEKINIQFVTQDASAQAELQKGMNELSQLLGQRGLNLAETNVMTRDQQSQQQQDRGGRESDSSVQTETAKTRARKRSTTVPDDDGFTI, from the coding sequence ATGAAAACATCCAGTGTATCTCAACAAGCTCCCGCTGCCAAAACAACTGACAACAAAACGCCAAACAAGACAGAAGCAAAACCGCAAAAGGAATTCAAAGAGGTTCTGGATTCCGACGCGCCTAAAGTACCCCGTGGAAAAATATACGGGAAAGGACTTCAAAAAGGACCGAAGCTTGCCAAAGGTCAGACCGAACATCAACCTTTGACCCACGCCGGCAAAAAACCCGTTTCGGCCAAACATGGAAAAGAGGACTTTCAGGAAGGGGCCCTAAAGAAAGAGGAATTCTCAAAAAAACAGGTCAAAGAAAAAGAAGAATTAAAAGAGTTTTCAGTGCCAAATATGAATATGAGTCCGGCCTCGATACAGGCGAAAGCGGAGGTTCAAAAAACGCATGCTCCGGCTCTCAATATCCGGGAGATTGAAAGCATCGTTCAAAAAGTGCAGGTGGGCGTAAATGAGAAAGGCCTGCCGGAGATGAATTTTGAAATCATGACCGATAAACTCGGCGCTTTAAATCTAAAAGTCAGTTCGGAGAATGAAAAAATCAATATCCAGTTTGTTACACAGGATGCAAGCGCGCAAGCCGAATTGCAAAAGGGCATGAATGAACTTTCGCAATTACTGGGTCAACGTGGCCTCAACCTGGCTGAAACAAATGTCATGACCCGCGATCAACAATCGCAACAACAGCAGGATCGCGGAGGCCGTGAATCGGATTCCTCTGTCCAAACGGAAACAGCTAAAACGCGCGCACGCAAACGATCTACAACGGTACCGGACGATGACGGCTTCACAATTTAA
- the fliQ gene encoding flagellar biosynthesis protein FliQ codes for MLENLVVKVINEALLLVLILSGPPILVSMIVGLVISVFQATTQIQEQTLSQVPKMITVFLTLALSGYWMMSLMMRFAQNLFYNFPNLVR; via the coding sequence ATGCTGGAAAACCTCGTAGTGAAAGTCATCAATGAAGCGTTATTGCTGGTTCTGATTTTATCTGGCCCTCCAATTTTAGTAAGCATGATCGTTGGTCTTGTGATCAGCGTATTTCAGGCGACGACCCAAATTCAGGAACAGACTTTATCTCAGGTTCCAAAGATGATTACCGTTTTTTTAACTCTGGCTCTATCCGGTTACTGGATGATGAGTTTAATGATGCGTTTTGCCCAAAATCTCTTTTACAACTTTCCGAATCTCGTTCGTTGA
- a CDS encoding flagellar biosynthetic protein FliR, with product MDDQVIGQMASRLRLDVDPYYVIALLALIFARTAPMVALSPIFGGKTVVAQIKVGLALILSVALFPFLYPLMQGKIPHQGLAFWALISKEAAIGGLIGFTSSWVFAAFESAGHLIDIQRGSSQASVLVPQLDISGPIFANLQAQIAIVLFFTLNLHHIFLSAYYQSFDLIPLPQFPNISNDFLILVTQLIIMTGKIFLIAFQVTAPVLLSLFMVDVVMGVMNRLAPAVNVTFLGQPVKAAVGIIMFLAAFTYILRYSGRLFVDMIQDLKLVWKILS from the coding sequence ATGGACGATCAAGTAATTGGTCAGATGGCATCGCGTCTAAGATTAGACGTTGATCCGTATTACGTGATCGCTTTGCTTGCGCTGATTTTCGCGAGAACCGCGCCCATGGTTGCTCTTTCTCCAATATTCGGCGGGAAAACAGTTGTAGCCCAGATCAAGGTCGGATTGGCTCTCATTTTGTCCGTAGCGTTATTTCCGTTTCTTTATCCGCTGATGCAAGGCAAAATCCCTCACCAGGGCCTGGCCTTCTGGGCGCTCATCAGCAAAGAGGCTGCGATTGGAGGACTGATTGGATTCACTTCCTCGTGGGTTTTCGCAGCATTCGAATCGGCAGGTCATCTCATCGATATTCAGCGCGGGTCCTCTCAGGCCAGCGTGTTGGTGCCTCAACTGGATATATCAGGGCCCATCTTTGCGAACCTGCAGGCGCAGATTGCGATCGTTCTTTTTTTTACTTTGAACCTTCATCATATTTTTCTTTCCGCATACTATCAAAGCTTCGATTTGATTCCGTTGCCGCAGTTTCCGAATATTTCAAACGATTTCCTCATTCTGGTGACACAACTGATCATCATGACCGGAAAAATCTTTTTGATCGCGTTTCAGGTAACCGCTCCGGTGTTGCTCTCTTTGTTTATGGTAGACGTAGTCATGGGAGTCATGAATCGTCTGGCTCCGGCAGTCAACGTTACCTTTTTAGGTCAGCCGGTTAAAGCCGCCGTCGGTATTATCATGTTTCTTGCGGCATTTACGTACATCTTGCGGTACAGCGGGAGATTGTTTGTTGATATGATTCAGGATTTAAAACTGGTATGGAAAATTCTATCCTAG